The nucleotide sequence AGGGAAATTATAAGCAAGCGTTTACTCGTTATAATGAATTACTCCATTCCTTCGTGGAGGCTAATCAGGAATTTGGTGTTTGGGTGAGCAAATCATTTCTTGTAGAAAATGAAGTTTCCAAAGAAATTGCAGAAGAACGCTCGACCAGAATCCTGGCCATGATCAAAGCAATTTCGAATGGGATTACCTTAGCTCAATATGAGTAATCCTATTCCAGCTGTTCGCCGGAGACGCCTGGCGCAGCCAAAAAAACAGCCCCCGTTCACCCTTTGCAGGGATGGCAGAAGGGGCTATGGGAACAAAGCTTGAATTTTGTATTCAGCGATCCAAATTCAAGCCCTGACCGCGAGATACAACGTTTCTCCCTTGATGTAATGCAATTACATCAGGGGGAATTTTCTCCCAGAAATTGCCGCGAACGGCTTTATTATAACCAATGCGGAATAGCTCATTCATTCGCTGCTTATCAAACATCTCATCGGATTTGGAGACGTAATTGGCAGGCACATAAGTTAGATTAAAATCTACCTCTTGTAGCAACGCACATAAATAAATGAAAATGACATCCGCACTCCCTTGCGCTGCGAGCACGCTATCCAACGCTTGTCGGCCTATCGAAAGTAGTTTGGGCTGGACTATCTTGTAAGGAAAACGATTTTGATTATTCCGGATAACAAATATTTTTACATTCGGTTTCTGCTTTAATTTGAAATAGCTGCGTGCAGCATGGATATCAGAGCCTAATCGACTTAAAAAAACAGCAAAGGTGGTTGAGCCATCAACATGCATTTCCTGATAGGATTTTCCCTGGTTAACAACATCAATATAGACAGGCGGTAATACAGCAGGAATACTTGCGGAAGCCAATAATACTTTTTTGAATAAGATTATTTTTTTTGGATTCCGGCTTGCAGCTAAACGAGTTAAATCCCATACCACTAATTTTCGAGAATAAAGATTGGTAGTACCGACATATAAACGCCTTCCTTGATAAAATCCCTTAGCGATATCATCGAGTAATTGAGGGGTAATGTAACGGTCTAACAAGTTCTGTAATGGCTTATCCCCTTTGAGCGACTCACCGCCAGTGGCAAGCGTCCATAA is from Legionella donaldsonii and encodes:
- a CDS encoding patatin-like phospholipase family protein, whose amino-acid sequence is MKKIIVVIFLILSQSGCQIAGKPNPVPAELENAVQINDFPDVRTEFTNSSNPLIKKQSLERIKQLAKTYPDTMFHQKNFFSLLIISGGGDYGAFGAGILNGWTKSGKRPSFTTVTGISTGALIAPLAFAGPKYDQPLKEVYTTITSKEVITDKPILWTLATGGESLKGDKPLQNLLDRYITPQLLDDIAKGFYQGRRLYVGTTNLYSRKLVVWDLTRLAASRNPKKIILFKKVLLASASIPAVLPPVYIDVVNQGKSYQEMHVDGSTTFAVFLSRLGSDIHAARSYFKLKQKPNVKIFVIRNNQNRFPYKIVQPKLLSIGRQALDSVLAAQGSADVIFIYLCALLQEVDFNLTYVPANYVSKSDEMFDKQRMNELFRIGYNKAVRGNFWEKIPPDVIALHQGRNVVSRGQGLNLDR